The Amycolatopsis viridis genome window below encodes:
- a CDS encoding DNA translocase FtsK: MASGAATRSGGTKRTGGKGATARRPARGAAKSRPAASRARKPAPRRKAGTFSKAVRGGWNLLAKGLGSLVRTVGRGRELEPEHRRDGLALGLLALGLIVAAGVWWRAAGPVGGYVELGARTIFGAGAVTLPLVLAVTAVTLMRTEPQPEIRPRMVIGTVLGVLAVLGLLHLFNGRPQDTGYQRYAGGIIGYLSGDLLAQGVTAWVAVPLLFLALAFGLLVFTGTRIRDIPHLVRTWGLDPEELAEEEARAGQRGEPDEIAEADPKAVRLRKPSRRRQASVAEPDQLDIDAALAEPPAPARAPKPVPAEVPARKPRKAEQADRPLSVTRTVEGDYTLPPPDLLQLGDAPKTRSKANDAMIEAITGVLEQFNVDAQVTGFTRGPTVTRYEVELGPGVKVEKITALTKNIAYAVATDNVRLLAPIPGKSAVGIEVPNSDREMVRLGDVLRSSTAAEDNHPMVIGLGKDIEGHFVTANLTKMPHLLVAGSTGSGKSSFVNSMLVSLLSRATPDEVRMILIDPKMVELTPYEGIPHLITPIITQPKKAAAALAWLVEEMEQRYQDMQANRVRHIDDFNRKVKSGEIQAPPGSERVYRPYPYIMAIVDELADLMMTAPRDVEDAIVRITQKARAAGIHLVLATQRPSVDVVTGLIKTNVPSRLAFATSSLTDSRVILDQPGAEKLIGMGDGLYLPMGAGKPVRIQGAYVGDDEIASIVNFTKEQAQPEYTEGVTAAKAGEKKEIDPDIGDDLDVLLQAAELIITSQFGSTSMLQRKLRVGFAKAGRLMDLLETRGVVGPSEGSKARDVLVKPEDLEGTLMLIRGGSAPDADGGDGVD, encoded by the coding sequence ATGGCTAGCGGGGCGGCGACGAGGAGTGGCGGCACGAAACGGACCGGCGGCAAGGGCGCTACCGCGCGCCGGCCCGCGCGCGGCGCGGCCAAGTCACGGCCCGCGGCCTCCCGTGCCCGCAAGCCCGCGCCCCGCCGGAAGGCGGGGACCTTCAGCAAGGCCGTACGCGGTGGCTGGAACCTGCTGGCCAAGGGCCTGGGCAGCCTGGTGCGCACGGTCGGCCGCGGCCGCGAGCTGGAACCGGAGCACCGCCGCGACGGCCTCGCGCTGGGCCTGCTGGCGCTCGGTCTGATCGTCGCCGCCGGGGTGTGGTGGCGCGCGGCCGGGCCGGTCGGCGGGTACGTCGAGCTGGGCGCCCGCACGATTTTCGGCGCCGGCGCGGTCACCTTGCCGCTGGTGCTCGCGGTCACGGCCGTGACGCTGATGCGGACCGAGCCGCAACCGGAGATCCGCCCGCGCATGGTCATCGGCACGGTGCTCGGCGTACTCGCGGTGCTGGGCCTGCTGCACCTGTTCAACGGGCGCCCGCAGGACACCGGGTACCAGCGCTACGCCGGCGGGATCATCGGGTACCTCTCCGGCGATCTGCTCGCGCAGGGGGTGACGGCCTGGGTCGCGGTGCCGCTGCTGTTCCTCGCGCTCGCGTTCGGCCTGCTGGTGTTCACCGGCACCCGGATCCGCGACATCCCGCACCTCGTGCGCACCTGGGGACTCGACCCCGAGGAGCTCGCCGAGGAGGAGGCGCGCGCCGGGCAGCGCGGTGAACCCGACGAGATCGCCGAGGCCGACCCGAAGGCCGTCCGGTTGCGCAAGCCGTCGCGCCGCCGCCAGGCCAGCGTGGCCGAGCCGGACCAGCTGGACATCGACGCCGCGCTCGCCGAGCCGCCTGCCCCGGCCCGCGCGCCCAAGCCGGTACCGGCCGAGGTGCCGGCGAGGAAACCACGCAAGGCCGAGCAGGCCGACCGGCCGCTGTCGGTGACCCGCACCGTCGAGGGCGACTACACGTTGCCGCCACCCGACCTGCTGCAGCTGGGTGACGCGCCGAAGACCCGCAGCAAGGCCAACGACGCCATGATCGAGGCGATCACCGGCGTGCTGGAGCAGTTCAACGTCGACGCGCAGGTCACCGGGTTCACCCGGGGTCCGACGGTGACGCGCTACGAGGTCGAGCTGGGCCCCGGCGTGAAGGTCGAGAAGATCACCGCGCTGACCAAGAACATCGCCTACGCGGTCGCCACCGACAACGTGCGCCTGCTCGCGCCGATCCCGGGGAAGTCCGCGGTCGGCATCGAGGTGCCCAACTCCGACCGCGAGATGGTCCGCCTCGGCGACGTGCTGCGGTCCTCCACGGCGGCCGAGGACAACCACCCGATGGTCATCGGCCTGGGCAAGGACATCGAGGGCCACTTCGTCACCGCGAACCTGACGAAGATGCCGCACCTGCTCGTGGCCGGGTCCACCGGATCCGGTAAGTCGAGCTTCGTCAACTCGATGCTGGTGTCGCTGCTGTCCCGGGCCACGCCGGACGAGGTGCGGATGATCCTGATCGACCCGAAGATGGTCGAGCTGACGCCGTACGAGGGCATCCCGCACCTGATCACGCCCATCATCACCCAGCCGAAGAAGGCCGCCGCCGCGCTGGCCTGGCTGGTGGAGGAGATGGAGCAGCGCTACCAGGACATGCAGGCCAACCGGGTGCGCCACATCGACGACTTCAACCGGAAGGTGAAGTCCGGGGAGATCCAGGCGCCGCCGGGCAGCGAGCGCGTGTACCGCCCGTACCCCTACATCATGGCGATCGTCGACGAGCTGGCCGACCTGATGATGACCGCGCCACGCGACGTCGAGGACGCCATCGTCCGGATCACCCAGAAGGCCCGCGCCGCGGGCATCCACCTGGTGCTCGCCACGCAGCGGCCGTCGGTGGACGTGGTGACCGGCCTGATCAAGACCAACGTGCCGTCGCGGCTGGCGTTCGCCACCTCGTCGCTGACCGACTCGCGCGTCATCCTGGACCAGCCGGGCGCGGAGAAGCTGATCGGCATGGGCGACGGGCTGTACCTGCCGATGGGTGCGGGCAAGCCGGTGCGCATCCAGGGTGCCTACGTGGGCGACGACGAGATCGCGTCGATCGTCAACTTCACGAAGGAGCAGGCGCAGCCGGAGTACACCGAGGGCGTCACCGCGGCCAAGGCCGGCGAGAAGAAGGAGATCGACCCGGACATCGGGGACGACCTCGACGTGCTGCTGCAGGCGGCGGAGCTGATCATCACCTCCCAGTTCGGCTCGACCTCGATGCTCCAGCGCAAGCTGCGGGTCGGGTTCGCCAAGGCCGGCCGCCTGATGGACCTGCTGGAGACGCGCGGGGTGGTGGGCCCGTCGGAGGGGTCGAAGGCGCGCGACGTGCTCGTCAAGCCCGAGGACCTGGAGGGCACCCTCATGCTCATCCGCGGCGGCTCGGCGCCGGACGCCGACGGCGGGGACGGCGTGGACTAG
- a CDS encoding lysophospholipid acyltransferase family protein yields the protein MFALHSDDTGQTRRRPPAVWRTMTRLDQGLVSLTGRLRITGGIAPGLRGRPFLMAANHIGVFDPFVLIAACRRIGISPRFLLAGGILDAPVIGPALKVSGHMRIDRGKASAVEQFAQAVQEMRTTPSPIIVYPEGRISRDAGLWPERGKTGAARLAIAAGVPVVPISQWGAHEAVYWGTERVEGPADLLPLARSGLTAPLRRPTYRVHFGEPVDLSDVEPDRPGAGVRAHAKIMRAITAGLIPLRRDEPDTPRFHDPTRPTDTVSPWRP from the coding sequence ATGTTCGCGCTGCACTCCGACGACACCGGGCAGACCCGCCGCAGGCCACCCGCGGTGTGGCGGACCATGACCCGTCTGGACCAGGGGCTGGTGTCGCTGACCGGCCGGCTGCGGATCACCGGGGGGATCGCGCCCGGGCTGCGGGGACGGCCGTTCCTGATGGCCGCCAACCACATTGGCGTGTTCGACCCGTTCGTCCTGATCGCGGCGTGCCGGCGGATCGGCATCTCACCGCGGTTCCTGCTGGCCGGCGGGATCCTGGACGCGCCGGTGATCGGGCCCGCGCTGAAGGTGAGCGGGCACATGCGGATCGACCGCGGCAAGGCGAGCGCGGTGGAGCAGTTCGCGCAGGCCGTGCAGGAGATGCGGACGACCCCGAGCCCGATCATCGTCTACCCGGAGGGCCGGATCAGCCGCGACGCGGGTCTGTGGCCGGAGCGCGGCAAGACGGGCGCGGCGCGCCTGGCGATCGCCGCCGGGGTGCCGGTGGTGCCGATCAGCCAGTGGGGTGCGCACGAAGCTGTGTACTGGGGCACCGAGCGAGTCGAGGGGCCGGCGGACCTGCTGCCGCTGGCCCGGTCGGGCCTGACCGCGCCCCTGCGCCGGCCGACGTACCGGGTGCACTTCGGCGAGCCGGTCGACCTGAGCGACGTCGAGCCGGACCGGCCGGGCGCCGGGGTGCGCGCGCACGCCAAGATCATGCGCGCGATCACCGCCGGGCTGATCCCGCTGCGCCGCGACGAGCCCGACACGCCCCGCTTCCACGACCCGACCCGTCCCACGGACACCGTCAGCCCCTGGCGGCCCTGA
- a CDS encoding FAD-dependent monooxygenase, with translation MGREEPERTAVVAGGGIGGLATAVALSRRGWRVRVLERAEVFGDAGSGLSLWPNGLRALDALGLGARVRERALAETAAGIRDVSGRWLSRTDTGEVARRYGPVVVVHRTDLMAILRQALPDGVVRTGTAAVAVGADASGVRVEHSHGTLRADLLVGADGIRSTVRRAMWPGAPEPRYAGYTAWRTVVPASAPAAGGETFGRGERVGIAPLPGGHTYLFGVASVPPGQRAPDGELAELRRRFGHWHDPIPALLAAATEEAVLRHDIYELPALPAYATGRVALLGDAAHAMTPNLGQGANQALEDAVTLAALLDTHASVPAALAAYDRERRPRTRMIARRSRRIGVVAQCAWEPGRRLRDRLLQLVPDGVVLASFAPVLDWQPPGAAGGGRR, from the coding sequence ATGGGCCGGGAAGAGCCGGAGCGCACAGCGGTCGTCGCCGGCGGCGGGATCGGTGGCCTCGCCACCGCCGTGGCCCTGAGCCGGCGCGGCTGGCGGGTGCGGGTGCTGGAACGGGCGGAGGTGTTCGGCGACGCGGGCTCGGGCCTGTCGTTGTGGCCCAACGGCCTGCGAGCCCTGGATGCGCTGGGCCTCGGCGCCCGGGTGCGGGAGCGGGCCCTGGCGGAGACCGCCGCGGGCATTCGCGACGTGTCCGGGCGCTGGCTCTCGCGGACCGACACGGGCGAGGTGGCTCGGCGCTACGGCCCGGTCGTGGTCGTGCACCGCACGGATCTGATGGCGATCCTGCGCCAGGCCCTGCCCGACGGCGTGGTGCGGACCGGGACCGCCGCGGTCGCGGTCGGCGCCGACGCTTCCGGGGTACGCGTCGAGCACTCGCACGGCACGCTCCGCGCCGACCTGCTCGTCGGCGCCGACGGCATCCGCAGCACGGTCCGCCGCGCGATGTGGCCGGGTGCGCCGGAACCCCGCTACGCCGGGTACACCGCCTGGCGCACGGTCGTGCCGGCCAGTGCGCCCGCGGCCGGCGGGGAGACCTTCGGACGCGGCGAGCGCGTCGGCATCGCGCCACTCCCCGGCGGGCACACCTACCTCTTCGGAGTCGCGAGCGTTCCTCCCGGGCAACGCGCCCCGGACGGTGAACTGGCCGAGCTGCGTCGCCGGTTCGGGCACTGGCACGACCCGATCCCGGCGCTGCTGGCGGCCGCCACCGAAGAGGCCGTCCTCCGTCACGACATCTACGAGCTGCCCGCGTTGCCGGCGTACGCGACCGGACGCGTGGCGCTCCTCGGCGACGCCGCGCACGCGATGACCCCCAACCTGGGGCAGGGCGCCAACCAGGCGCTGGAGGACGCCGTCACCCTGGCCGCGCTGCTGGACACGCACGCCTCGGTCCCCGCGGCGCTGGCCGCCTACGACCGGGAACGTCGTCCCCGCACCCGGATGATCGCGCGCCGCTCCCGGCGCATCGGGGTGGTCGCGCAGTGCGCCTGGGAGCCCGGCCGCCGGCTGCGCGATCGCCTGCTGCAGCTGGTGCCGGACGGGGTCGTGCTCGCCTCGTTCGCACCGGTGCTCGACTGGCAGCCTCCCGGCGCCGCGGGAGGCGGGCGGCGCTGA
- a CDS encoding TetR/AcrR family transcriptional regulator, which translates to MTRSTTRRQELADAAIATLARSGTRGLTHRAVDQAAGVPEGSCSYYFRTRQALLQAAIERLVEVDSADLTSHPAVLGGAGDPDAIADAAVDVVAHWIGASRERMLARYELMLEASRNPELQAVFTAARDHYRALAADTLRALGATDPEGQAQLFIACLDGLVFRHLTGADPLTASRGEQRRVMRDLLRGFTRPAGDDAGEAEAAPGKPSGNRTRGTPR; encoded by the coding sequence GTGACCCGCAGCACGACGCGACGGCAGGAACTCGCCGACGCCGCCATCGCCACGCTGGCGCGTTCCGGCACGCGCGGACTGACCCATCGTGCGGTCGACCAGGCGGCCGGCGTGCCGGAGGGCTCCTGCTCGTACTACTTCCGCACCCGGCAGGCCCTGCTGCAGGCCGCGATCGAGCGGCTGGTGGAGGTGGACAGCGCCGACCTCACTTCCCACCCGGCCGTCCTGGGCGGGGCCGGGGACCCGGACGCGATCGCCGACGCCGCCGTGGACGTCGTCGCGCACTGGATCGGCGCGTCCCGCGAGCGGATGCTGGCCCGCTACGAGCTCATGCTCGAGGCGAGCCGGAACCCGGAGCTCCAGGCCGTCTTCACCGCGGCCCGCGACCACTACCGGGCGCTGGCGGCGGACACCCTGCGCGCCCTCGGCGCCACCGATCCGGAGGGGCAGGCCCAGCTGTTCATCGCCTGCCTCGACGGCCTGGTCTTCCGCCACCTGACCGGCGCCGACCCGCTCACCGCATCACGCGGCGAGCAGCGGCGCGTGATGCGTGACCTGCTCCGCGGATTCACCCGCCCCGCCGGCGACGACGCCGGCGAGGCGGAGGCGGCACCGGGGAAGCCCTCCGGTAACAGAACTCGAGGTACTCCTCGGTGA
- the wrbA gene encoding NAD(P)H:quinone oxidoreductase has protein sequence MTTRVLVVYYSATGNTAKLAAALADGAADAGAEVRVRTVAETAPPEAIATNPRWQAWAASGPHDELATLADLEWADGLAIGSPTRFGGPASQLKSFLDSTGGLWAKGKLADKVATSFTTASTAHGGLEATVLAMNNIFYHWGAIVLPLGYGQPHLLESGNPYGGSFVSRKSAEPDKESLEALRIQGTRLATIAGYVRVGRSGA, from the coding sequence GTGACCACTCGCGTTCTCGTCGTGTACTACAGCGCCACCGGCAACACCGCGAAGCTGGCCGCCGCGCTCGCGGACGGGGCCGCGGACGCCGGCGCCGAGGTCCGCGTCCGCACCGTCGCCGAAACCGCGCCACCGGAGGCGATCGCCACCAACCCGCGCTGGCAGGCGTGGGCAGCCTCCGGACCGCACGACGAGCTCGCGACCCTGGCCGACCTGGAGTGGGCCGACGGCCTCGCGATCGGCAGCCCGACCCGGTTCGGCGGGCCGGCGAGCCAGCTCAAGTCCTTTCTGGACAGCACGGGTGGCCTGTGGGCGAAGGGAAAGCTGGCCGACAAGGTTGCCACGTCATTCACCACGGCGTCGACCGCCCACGGCGGGCTGGAGGCGACCGTGCTGGCGATGAACAACATCTTCTACCACTGGGGCGCGATCGTGCTGCCGCTCGGCTACGGGCAGCCGCACCTGCTGGAGTCCGGAAACCCCTACGGCGGCTCGTTTGTGTCGCGCAAGTCGGCCGAGCCGGACAAGGAGTCGCTCGAGGCGCTGCGCATCCAGGGCACGCGGCTGGCCACGATCGCCGGATACGTCCGCGTCGGGCGCAGCGGCGCCTGA
- a CDS encoding EamA family transporter, which translates to MVTEIPAHAPAFVPHRRRGTALILVASVCWGSSGTLAKPAMLAGLSAEQVAAARIGLAALVLAAGVALVKPSLLRVRRAEWPLLLGYGLLGVAGVQLCYFVAAGRLPVGIAILLEFTSPVLIALWTRFVRGVRLPGRMWAGIALAMAGLAGVAQVWQGLSLDVVGLLAGLGAALCSAAYFLLGEHGVSTRSPIGMVTWGMIIGAVAVCAVAPPWTMPADVLTASAAIGPWHPPVWLLLVAVAVLSTVLAYAIGLTALRHLPAAVASVTGLLEAVVATAAAWALLHETLDWPQLAGAVVLLGGALIVQLTSPRPQIPESP; encoded by the coding sequence GTGGTCACCGAAATTCCCGCGCACGCACCGGCGTTCGTCCCGCACCGCCGGCGGGGCACCGCACTGATCCTGGTCGCCTCGGTCTGCTGGGGCAGCTCCGGCACCCTCGCCAAGCCGGCGATGCTCGCGGGGCTGTCCGCCGAACAGGTCGCGGCGGCGCGGATCGGGCTCGCCGCGCTGGTGCTGGCGGCCGGGGTGGCCCTGGTGAAGCCCTCGCTGCTGCGCGTCCGCCGCGCGGAATGGCCCCTGCTGCTCGGGTACGGGCTGCTCGGCGTCGCGGGCGTGCAGCTGTGCTACTTCGTCGCCGCGGGACGGCTGCCGGTCGGCATCGCGATCCTGCTCGAGTTCACCTCCCCCGTGCTGATCGCGCTGTGGACGCGGTTCGTCCGCGGCGTGCGGCTGCCGGGCCGCATGTGGGCCGGGATCGCGCTCGCCATGGCCGGTCTCGCCGGGGTCGCCCAGGTGTGGCAGGGGCTCAGCCTGGACGTGGTGGGCCTGCTCGCCGGCCTCGGCGCGGCGCTGTGCTCCGCGGCGTACTTCCTCCTCGGCGAGCACGGCGTGAGCACCCGCAGCCCGATCGGCATGGTCACCTGGGGGATGATCATCGGCGCGGTCGCGGTGTGCGCGGTGGCGCCGCCGTGGACGATGCCCGCGGACGTGCTCACCGCGTCCGCCGCGATCGGGCCGTGGCACCCGCCGGTGTGGCTGCTGCTGGTCGCCGTCGCGGTGTTGTCGACCGTGCTGGCCTACGCGATCGGCCTCACCGCGCTGCGGCACCTGCCGGCCGCCGTCGCGAGCGTGACCGGCCTGCTCGAAGCGGTCGTGGCGACCGCCGCCGCGTGGGCGCTGCTGCACGAGACCCTGGACTGGCCCCAGCTGGCCGGGGCGGTGGTCCTGCTCGGCGGGGCGCTGATCGTGCAGCTGACCTCGCCGCGGCCCCAGATACCGGAAAGCCCCTAG
- a CDS encoding substrate-binding domain-containing protein has product MIAGVLVLLGGAAWATGAVVRGRSGCDRHVVVRVAAAPAVAPVVAQVARRVAQSGCAAFEVNAVDPPAVAQSLTRPGGVRPDVWIAESAWQLRRGVSGVAGGSSIASSPVVFALTAQAAAGLGWPQRAPGWAEVLTVPGLTLGLPDPGRDPAGLSALIGIRAAVPAPDGYAAALRRLSPNALPATGDLFARLGDPAQPLSGFPVPENALVRHNDRGGRLVASYQPEAPALDYPFAVLGGAGEDQRAAAGQLRSALLGLDGQNALAEAGFRTPDGRYLRDGATLGVSSRTQPPPPAPADADVDALLGQWARINSSSRARVLIDVSGSMNAVVPGTGRTRMQLTTDAAARALGLFQPTSEIAVWEFATRLDDDRDYRELLPLRPVSEQLAAGAADRLRAIEPTPDGATGLYDTVLAAYRLASAEWQPGRLNLVIVLTDGRNDDAEGIGRDALVAELARLADPARPVAIVGIGIGPDVDVTELAAIAAPTSGQVFAAPDPTRITDVFYTALARLTGA; this is encoded by the coding sequence GTGATCGCCGGTGTCCTCGTCCTGCTCGGCGGGGCCGCCTGGGCCACCGGTGCCGTGGTCCGTGGCCGGAGCGGATGTGACCGGCACGTGGTGGTGCGGGTCGCCGCGGCGCCCGCGGTCGCCCCGGTGGTCGCGCAGGTCGCGCGCCGCGTGGCCCAGTCCGGGTGCGCGGCCTTCGAGGTCAACGCCGTCGACCCGCCCGCGGTGGCGCAGTCGCTGACCCGGCCCGGTGGGGTACGCCCCGACGTGTGGATCGCGGAGTCGGCGTGGCAGCTGCGGCGGGGCGTGAGCGGGGTCGCCGGTGGCAGCAGCATCGCCAGCTCACCGGTGGTGTTCGCGTTGACCGCCCAGGCCGCCGCCGGGCTCGGCTGGCCGCAGCGGGCACCGGGGTGGGCGGAGGTGCTGACCGTGCCCGGCCTCACGCTGGGACTGCCCGATCCGGGGCGTGATCCGGCCGGCCTGTCCGCGCTGATCGGCATCCGGGCCGCGGTGCCGGCACCGGACGGCTACGCCGCGGCGCTGCGCCGCCTGTCACCCAATGCGCTGCCGGCGACCGGTGACCTGTTCGCCCGGCTCGGTGATCCGGCGCAGCCGCTCAGCGGGTTCCCGGTGCCGGAGAACGCGCTGGTGCGCCACAACGACCGTGGCGGCCGGCTGGTCGCCAGCTACCAGCCGGAGGCGCCCGCCCTCGACTACCCGTTCGCCGTGCTCGGCGGCGCGGGGGAGGACCAGCGCGCCGCCGCTGGGCAGCTGCGTTCCGCACTGCTCGGCTTAGACGGGCAGAACGCACTCGCCGAGGCCGGGTTCCGCACCCCGGACGGGCGGTACCTGCGGGACGGTGCGACGCTCGGCGTCAGCAGCCGGACCCAGCCCCCGCCGCCGGCACCGGCCGACGCCGACGTGGACGCCCTGCTCGGCCAGTGGGCGCGGATCAACTCCAGCTCGCGCGCCCGGGTGCTGATCGACGTGTCGGGGTCGATGAACGCCGTGGTGCCCGGCACCGGCCGGACCCGGATGCAGCTCACCACCGACGCGGCGGCGCGGGCGCTCGGGCTGTTCCAGCCCACCTCGGAGATCGCGGTGTGGGAGTTCGCCACGCGGCTGGACGATGACCGGGACTACCGCGAGCTGCTGCCGCTGCGGCCGGTGAGCGAACAGCTCGCCGCCGGCGCGGCCGACCGGCTGCGGGCGATCGAGCCGACACCGGACGGCGCCACCGGGCTGTACGACACCGTGCTGGCCGCCTACCGGCTGGCGTCCGCGGAGTGGCAGCCCGGGCGGCTCAACCTGGTCATCGTCCTCACCGACGGCCGCAACGACGACGCGGAGGGCATCGGCCGGGACGCGCTGGTAGCGGAGCTGGCCCGGCTGGCCGATCCGGCGCGCCCGGTCGCGATCGTCGGGATCGGCATCGGGCCGGACGTCGACGTGACCGAGCTGGCGGCGATCGCCGCGCCCACGTCGGGGCAGGTCTTCGCGGCCCCGGACCCGACCCGGATCACCGACGTGTTCTACACCGCGCTGGCGCGGCTGACCGGGGCCTAG
- a CDS encoding ribonuclease J, producing MSAGPGPTNPPPPLPDGALRAVALGGIGEVGRNMTVFEFDGRLLIVDCGVLFPEDEQPGVDLILPDFRAIEERLDDIEALVLTHGHEDHIGAVPFLLRLRPDLPVYGSRFTLALLEAKCKEHRQRPKLIEVTESERRTVGPFELEFFAVNHSIPDALAVALRTPAGIVLHTGDIKLDQLPLDDRLTDLAGFSRLGDEGVDLLCIDSTNAEVPGFVTPERDIGPVLDDVIGRVTQRVIVACFASHVHRVQQVLDAAVRHGRRVAFVGRSMVRNMGIAADLGLLNIPEGLLINLDEAVNLPETKVLFISTGSQGEPLSALSRMARGEHRQISIRAGDTVVLASSLIPGNETAVFGVVNGLVRLGANVVHQGNAKVHVSGHASAGELLFLYNAIRPSNVMPVHGEWRHLRANGALAIRTGVAPENVVLAENGVVVDLVDGRARTSGRVEVGHVYVDGLSVGDVGESTLSDRLVLGEGGFIAINVAVDSTTGRAVSTPTVSGRGFSDDPKALDAVVPLVEMELSRTEIEGITDSHRIAQAVRRVVGRWVAEAYRRRPMIVPTVIPVTYGQADPTA from the coding sequence ATCTCGGCAGGACCCGGACCGACCAACCCCCCACCCCCGCTCCCCGACGGCGCCCTGCGCGCGGTCGCGCTCGGCGGCATCGGCGAGGTGGGCCGCAACATGACGGTGTTCGAGTTCGACGGCCGTCTGCTCATCGTCGACTGCGGGGTGCTCTTCCCCGAGGACGAGCAGCCGGGCGTCGACCTGATCCTGCCCGACTTCCGGGCGATCGAGGAGCGGCTGGACGACATCGAGGCCCTCGTGCTGACCCACGGTCACGAGGACCACATCGGTGCCGTGCCGTTCCTGCTGCGGCTGCGGCCGGACCTGCCGGTCTACGGCTCGCGGTTCACGCTCGCGCTGCTCGAGGCCAAGTGCAAGGAGCACCGGCAGCGGCCGAAGCTGATCGAGGTGACCGAGTCCGAGCGGCGCACGGTGGGGCCGTTCGAGCTGGAGTTCTTCGCCGTCAACCACTCGATCCCGGACGCGCTCGCGGTCGCGCTGCGCACGCCCGCGGGGATCGTGCTGCACACCGGCGACATCAAGCTCGACCAGCTGCCGCTGGACGACCGGCTCACCGACCTGGCCGGGTTCTCCCGCCTCGGTGACGAGGGCGTGGACCTGCTGTGCATCGACTCGACCAACGCCGAGGTACCGGGGTTCGTCACGCCGGAGCGGGACATCGGCCCGGTGCTCGACGACGTGATCGGCCGGGTCACCCAGCGGGTGATCGTGGCGTGTTTCGCCAGCCACGTGCACCGCGTGCAGCAGGTGCTCGACGCGGCGGTCCGGCACGGCCGCCGGGTGGCGTTCGTCGGCCGCTCCATGGTCCGCAACATGGGTATCGCGGCCGACCTGGGGCTGCTGAACATCCCCGAGGGCCTGCTGATCAACCTGGACGAGGCCGTCAACCTGCCCGAGACGAAGGTGCTGTTCATCTCCACCGGGTCGCAGGGCGAGCCGCTGTCGGCGCTGTCCCGGATGGCGCGCGGCGAGCACCGGCAGATCTCGATCCGCGCCGGGGACACGGTCGTGCTGGCCAGCTCGCTGATCCCGGGCAACGAGACCGCGGTGTTCGGTGTGGTCAACGGCCTGGTGCGGCTGGGCGCCAACGTGGTGCACCAGGGCAACGCGAAGGTGCACGTGTCCGGGCATGCGTCGGCAGGCGAGCTGCTGTTCCTCTACAACGCGATCCGGCCCAGCAACGTCATGCCGGTGCACGGCGAGTGGCGGCACCTGCGGGCCAACGGTGCGCTAGCGATCCGCACCGGTGTCGCGCCGGAGAACGTGGTGCTGGCCGAGAACGGGGTCGTCGTCGACCTGGTCGACGGCCGTGCCCGCACGTCCGGGCGGGTCGAGGTCGGCCACGTCTACGTCGACGGCCTGTCGGTGGGCGACGTCGGCGAGTCGACCCTGTCCGACCGGCTGGTGCTGGGCGAGGGCGGGTTCATCGCGATCAACGTCGCGGTCGACTCGACCACCGGGCGCGCGGTGAGCACGCCGACGGTGTCCGGCCGCGGGTTCTCCGACGACCCGAAGGCGCTGGACGCCGTGGTCCCGCTGGTGGAGATGGAACTGTCCCGCACCGAGATCGAGGGCATCACCGACAGCCACCGCATCGCCCAGGCGGTGCGCCGCGTGGTGGGACGGTGGGTCGCCGAGGCGTACCGCCGGCGTCCGATGATCGTGCCGACCGTCATCCCGGTGACCTACGGACAGGCCGATCCGACCGCGTAG